A single genomic interval of Terriglobus albidus harbors:
- a CDS encoding helix-turn-helix domain-containing protein: MRERLQIRPEFDGNVWLYHNLGWTNRRHHHAELELNIVTRGTGSYLLGSRKYQIRSGDLIWLFPAQEHVLFEESADFEMWIAVFKRRAVKRFAIDEFSAPLLKLTREGECCRRLTSQELSRMEAHCADLLAGARQPGFLNAGLSYLLLYAWQCFERAGTVPVRDVHPAVERAAHLLRDEDNTLNLDELARRSGLSAARLSRLFKQQTGFAMVDFRNRQRIDRFLDIYGNGQRQTMLDAALEAGFGSYPQFHRVFRRIMGCAPGEYRRGDAS, encoded by the coding sequence ATGCGCGAGCGCCTGCAAATTCGTCCGGAATTCGATGGAAACGTCTGGCTTTACCACAACCTGGGCTGGACCAACCGGCGGCACCACCATGCCGAGCTGGAGCTGAACATCGTCACCCGGGGAACGGGCAGCTATCTTCTGGGAAGCCGGAAATATCAGATTCGGAGCGGTGATCTGATCTGGCTATTCCCGGCCCAGGAGCATGTTCTCTTTGAAGAGTCGGCAGATTTTGAGATGTGGATTGCGGTCTTCAAGCGTCGCGCCGTCAAACGTTTCGCAATCGACGAGTTCAGCGCCCCATTGCTGAAACTTACCCGCGAAGGCGAGTGCTGCCGCCGCCTGACATCGCAAGAATTGTCGCGCATGGAGGCCCATTGTGCCGATCTGCTGGCAGGAGCCAGGCAGCCTGGATTTCTGAATGCCGGCCTCAGCTATCTGCTGCTTTATGCCTGGCAGTGTTTTGAGCGGGCAGGCACGGTACCAGTACGCGACGTGCATCCCGCCGTGGAGCGAGCTGCCCACCTGCTGCGCGACGAGGACAATACCTTGAACCTCGATGAACTAGCGCGGCGGTCAGGGCTGTCGGCAGCACGGCTGAGCCGCCTGTTCAAGCAGCAGACCGGCTTTGCGATGGTGGACTTTCGCAATCGTCAGCGGATTGATCGTTTTCTCGATATCTATGGCAACGGGCAACGACAGACGATGCTCGACGCCGCCCTGGAGGCAGGATTCGGCAGCTATCCCCAGTTCCATCGCGTCTTCCGGAGAATTATGGGATGCGCTCCGGGGGAGTATCGCCGTGGCGATGCAAGCTGA
- a CDS encoding tetratricopeptide repeat protein: MAENPASTLSRLTHRLLLVAVLAVVTATYANHFHNGFHFDDAHAVVDNPSIRSLANLPRFFSDTTTFSVLPANRTYRPFVSASLAVDYALGRGYVPFWFHLSTFIVFLLQLAGMYALYLAVLRRIRPAAEFETGNRIASLLAVAWYGLHPAIAETVNYIIQRGDIFSTAGVVAALALYVRFPGIRRSGLYLLPFAFGLLSKPPAFVFPFLLWLYGALFEPSRERRLYRSFLAALPSLAVCIVLLVFESAMTPKSYAPSVLSAADYRMTQPFVLLRYFGSLFLPVHLNVDTDLTAFHRFNGSAFGGFLFVIAILVAAWLTARKESTRPIAFGLFWFLITSVPTSFYVLSEVENDHRMYFPFVGLVFAVVWSLWLAFESLLQRVSPPQATRHVAFAGVLVLLAVYAFGTYQRNRVWRTDESLWKDDVAKSPHNGRGLMNYGLTQMAKGAYPEALDSFQRALLYTPNYSTLEINLGVLYGVMFQAKEAAQHFQRAIQLAPGSDESHYFYGRWLYQSGDLPSAIRELETATRLNPSRQAAQSLLTVAQATGNTVNYWVDASLYQYRSGNYAACIADAQKALDLNANTAPAYNNIGAAYAALQQWDLAIQNEREALRVDPSFAVAKNNLEAYTQQLAQASPKSAEDWLNLSLHDNQAGLFQKSIQDAREALKLRPDYAEAYNNIAAGYEGLHDWDRAIEAAQKAVSLKPDFQLAKNNLAWAQQQRSVQPR, encoded by the coding sequence ATGGCAGAGAACCCCGCCTCAACCTTGTCCCGCTTGACGCACAGGCTTTTGCTGGTTGCCGTACTGGCTGTGGTGACTGCGACCTACGCGAACCACTTTCACAACGGCTTCCACTTCGACGACGCTCATGCTGTTGTCGATAATCCCTCTATCCGCAGCCTTGCCAATCTGCCGCGTTTCTTTAGCGATACAACGACGTTCAGTGTATTGCCAGCAAACCGTACGTACCGCCCGTTCGTTTCGGCATCGCTTGCTGTGGATTACGCGCTTGGCCGCGGGTATGTGCCCTTCTGGTTCCACCTCTCTACCTTTATCGTCTTCTTGCTGCAGCTTGCGGGAATGTATGCGTTGTACCTCGCCGTGCTGCGGCGGATCCGTCCTGCGGCGGAGTTTGAGACCGGTAACCGGATCGCTTCTCTTCTGGCGGTAGCCTGGTATGGGCTTCATCCCGCGATCGCGGAGACCGTTAACTACATCATTCAGCGGGGCGATATCTTCAGCACTGCCGGAGTAGTGGCGGCACTTGCCCTCTACGTGCGTTTTCCAGGGATCCGCAGGAGCGGGCTGTACTTGCTCCCGTTCGCCTTCGGACTTCTCAGCAAGCCGCCGGCCTTTGTCTTTCCATTCCTGCTGTGGCTTTATGGGGCACTCTTCGAGCCATCTCGTGAACGCAGGTTGTACCGTTCTTTCCTGGCCGCACTTCCATCGCTGGCGGTCTGCATCGTGCTACTGGTCTTCGAGTCGGCGATGACGCCGAAGAGCTATGCGCCTTCGGTCTTGTCGGCAGCAGACTACCGGATGACACAGCCGTTCGTACTGCTGCGCTATTTCGGATCGCTCTTTCTTCCGGTTCATCTCAATGTCGATACCGATCTCACAGCCTTTCACAGGTTCAATGGGAGTGCTTTCGGAGGTTTTCTCTTTGTCATCGCGATTCTTGTTGCTGCCTGGCTTACCGCGCGAAAAGAATCGACCCGGCCGATTGCGTTTGGACTTTTCTGGTTTCTGATCACCTCAGTGCCGACATCGTTCTATGTCCTGTCTGAGGTAGAGAACGATCACCGGATGTACTTCCCCTTTGTGGGGCTGGTGTTTGCGGTGGTCTGGTCGCTCTGGCTGGCATTTGAGTCTCTGCTGCAACGTGTATCGCCGCCTCAGGCCACCCGTCATGTTGCATTTGCCGGTGTCCTCGTGCTGCTCGCGGTGTATGCATTCGGGACATATCAACGGAACAGGGTCTGGCGTACAGACGAGTCTCTCTGGAAAGATGATGTCGCGAAGAGCCCTCACAATGGGCGTGGATTGATGAACTATGGCCTTACGCAAATGGCCAAGGGCGCCTATCCTGAGGCCCTGGACTCGTTTCAGCGAGCGTTGCTCTATACGCCTAATTACTCGACGCTCGAGATCAACCTGGGCGTACTCTATGGTGTCATGTTCCAGGCGAAAGAAGCGGCGCAGCATTTCCAACGAGCGATTCAACTGGCCCCCGGCAGCGATGAGTCTCATTATTTCTATGGGCGCTGGCTCTATCAGAGTGGAGATCTGCCCTCTGCCATTCGCGAATTAGAGACCGCAACGCGCTTGAATCCATCCAGGCAGGCTGCGCAGTCGCTGCTCACGGTTGCACAGGCTACAGGCAATACGGTGAACTACTGGGTGGATGCATCGCTCTATCAGTATCGAAGCGGTAATTACGCGGCCTGCATTGCAGATGCTCAAAAAGCGTTGGATCTCAACGCCAATACGGCACCGGCGTATAACAATATCGGCGCGGCCTACGCCGCACTCCAGCAATGGGATCTCGCCATCCAGAATGAGCGCGAAGCCTTGCGCGTCGATCCTTCGTTCGCCGTGGCGAAGAACAATCTGGAAGCCTACACGCAGCAGCTTGCACAGGCTTCTCCGAAGTCGGCTGAGGATTGGTTGAATCTTTCGCTGCATGACAATCAAGCCGGCCTCTTTCAGAAGAGCATTCAGGATGCACGGGAGGCTCTCAAACTGCGACCGGATTACGCGGAGGCGTACAACAATATCGCGGCAGGGTACGAAGGGCTCCACGACTGGGACCGAGCGATTGAAGCCGCACAGAAGGCAGTGAGTCTGAAGCCTGATTTTCAGTTGGCAAAGAATAATCTCGCCTGGGCGCAGCAACAACGCAGTGTTCAGCCGCGCTGA
- a CDS encoding bifunctional glycosyltransferase family 2/GtrA family protein, which yields MTAAGLAQMAVLVPVRRLEPGLAPMIHELSEAGFGAIIVVDDGMSATDHPAFAALQQIPRVHLLRHAVNLGKGRALKTGINFFLDKLTGFSGLITADADGQHAVSDIVRVAEALGTRPRTVVLGCRAFSGDVPLRSRLGNRLTRIVFHFFSGHKVTDTQTGLRAFSSALLPELLALPGERYEYEMTVLAHLSAKGIYPVEIPIQTIYIEGNRSSSFQPLRDSMRIYFVLLRFFASSLISAGLDLVFFTFAFWLTHNVLAAMIAGRLSSLVNFALNRKLVFHSHRSVASTLWRYYLLAILLAAISYGGIRRLSEGFGWNVVLTKILVESVLFLLSFSAQRLLVFGSDQRG from the coding sequence ATGACAGCGGCTGGTCTTGCACAGATGGCTGTCCTTGTACCCGTGCGTCGGCTGGAGCCTGGTCTTGCCCCCATGATTCACGAACTCAGTGAGGCGGGATTTGGGGCGATTATTGTCGTCGACGACGGCATGTCGGCCACCGACCATCCGGCCTTCGCTGCGCTGCAACAGATTCCTAGGGTTCATCTCCTGCGGCACGCCGTCAATCTCGGCAAAGGGCGAGCCCTCAAGACGGGCATCAACTTCTTTCTCGACAAGCTGACCGGCTTCTCCGGTCTGATAACCGCCGATGCAGATGGCCAGCATGCGGTAAGCGACATTGTGCGCGTCGCAGAAGCCTTGGGCACTCGTCCACGAACAGTTGTCTTAGGCTGCCGCGCCTTTTCCGGCGATGTTCCGCTTCGCAGCCGATTGGGCAATAGATTGACCCGGATCGTCTTTCATTTTTTCAGCGGACACAAAGTCACCGATACACAGACCGGACTACGTGCCTTTTCCTCGGCCCTGCTCCCCGAGCTTCTGGCTCTTCCGGGAGAACGTTATGAATACGAGATGACGGTCCTCGCTCACCTGAGCGCGAAGGGTATTTACCCCGTAGAAATCCCGATTCAAACCATCTACATCGAAGGAAATCGCTCATCCAGCTTTCAGCCTCTTCGCGATTCGATGCGCATCTATTTTGTGCTGCTGCGCTTCTTCGCATCGTCGCTGATCTCAGCGGGTCTCGATCTGGTGTTCTTTACCTTCGCTTTCTGGTTGACGCACAACGTACTCGCCGCCATGATCGCCGGGCGGCTGAGCTCTCTCGTCAACTTTGCGTTGAACCGGAAGCTGGTCTTCCACAGCCATCGATCAGTCGCCTCGACTCTATGGCGCTACTATCTTCTGGCGATTCTGCTAGCGGCCATCTCGTATGGAGGTATTCGTAGACTCTCTGAGGGATTTGGCTGGAACGTCGTCCTCACCAAGATCCTTGTCGAGAGCGTGCTCTTTCTACTGAGCTTCTCGGCACAGCGGCTGCTTGTCTTTGGTAGCGATCAGCGCGGCTGA
- a CDS encoding tetratricopeptide repeat protein has translation MSTAGKFDSWKSERLRALAVAAVLLVWPAYYLTGYYLFPDRAQASTQEPRSAAKGASPNPVSESIATRIDQALHLIQANQPGKAVPLLEEVVASEPRNAVAWNNLCAANTMLMSYNIAIQDCAKALAIQPDFQLARNNLAWAQGEVLKTQKILADQERTAPAKRDSAFYLDEGLNFLHLGDYAQAIAAWRRVPPHDAQGALAANNIGTAYMFQHDPQQALDWFRKALQLNPTLALAQNNIAWANEEIAKQRQMPAPRKPETK, from the coding sequence ATGAGCACAGCCGGTAAATTCGATTCGTGGAAGTCAGAGCGGCTGCGTGCTCTCGCCGTGGCCGCTGTCTTACTCGTATGGCCGGCATACTACCTCACCGGCTATTACCTCTTCCCGGACCGGGCCCAGGCCTCGACTCAGGAACCTCGTTCTGCCGCGAAAGGCGCCTCGCCGAATCCGGTGTCAGAATCCATCGCGACCCGCATCGACCAAGCCCTTCACCTGATCCAGGCCAATCAGCCCGGCAAGGCCGTTCCCCTTCTGGAAGAAGTTGTCGCATCAGAACCGCGGAATGCCGTCGCCTGGAACAATCTTTGCGCCGCCAATACGATGCTGATGTCTTACAACATTGCCATCCAGGACTGCGCAAAAGCGCTCGCCATACAACCTGACTTCCAGTTGGCCCGCAACAATCTCGCGTGGGCCCAAGGTGAGGTCCTTAAAACGCAAAAGATTCTGGCCGATCAGGAGCGGACCGCACCCGCCAAAAGAGATTCAGCCTTCTATCTCGATGAAGGCCTCAACTTCCTCCATCTCGGCGATTACGCTCAGGCCATCGCAGCATGGCGGCGGGTTCCTCCGCATGATGCACAGGGTGCGCTGGCGGCAAACAATATCGGTACGGCCTACATGTTCCAACACGACCCACAACAGGCGTTGGACTGGTTCAGGAAGGCGCTGCAATTGAACCCCACCCTCGCCCTCGCACAGAACAACATCGCATGGGCAAATGAGGAGATTGCGAAACAACGGCAGATGCCCGCACCGAGGAAGCCCGAGACCAAATGA
- a CDS encoding alpha-L-fucosidase, with translation MRGFVRSVCCSSAMVLALHAVGYAQHLTPDEAQRQLDTGNEPMKVGDAAPKDAAAVKDATSGWYAASLKTRDQRLEWWREARFGCFVHWGAYSVLGGEWKDRPNPGYAEHIMRVNRIPVETYKNEVAAKFHPDAYDAKSWVRQMKAAGMQYVIITSKHHDGFAIWPSEVNKYNIRDVAHFQRDPLKELVDAARAEGLHVGFYYSHAFDWEDPNAPGNDWDYTNPAGDKGLFGGLNWYNAHPELVAKVDKYIDGKAIPQLKELIARYHPDILWFDTPSKLPFYEQARIVKAVREADPNVVINGRAARTKGVNLGDYLDTADRPEELRPTPGDWEAIPTTNESYGYDKLDPVHKPVPYFIQLLAKTSAKGGNILLNIGPKGDGTIDPPDAEILAGIGKWMAVNGESIHGTERTPLDRQVWGDSTIKGNTLYLHVMNWPSDGKLLVGGLTSKVTEAYLLSDSAKHSLKTAVEGYDLLVHVPATAPDSVDTVIVLKTAGPVRGQMGRLLQATSGPNRLLGFDAASHGNGFVYGDGKTAQYFVDGLEKVGNSLTWNVRSDKPRRYEVEVKYSTPKGSNPAGGKFVVKMADHVLTVPVEATPGPKEIKTAVAGTFEIASGSLQDISVTAEGSAEPVHFFELNLKPIQ, from the coding sequence ATGAGAGGTTTTGTCCGGTCTGTCTGCTGTTCGTCCGCCATGGTTTTGGCGCTGCACGCTGTGGGGTACGCGCAACACTTGACGCCGGATGAAGCGCAGAGGCAACTGGACACAGGCAATGAGCCGATGAAGGTCGGCGATGCCGCGCCCAAGGATGCTGCTGCCGTCAAAGATGCGACTTCAGGTTGGTATGCGGCCTCCTTGAAGACGCGGGATCAGCGCCTGGAATGGTGGAGGGAAGCCCGGTTTGGCTGCTTTGTCCACTGGGGGGCATACTCCGTGCTGGGGGGAGAGTGGAAGGACCGTCCGAATCCTGGATATGCCGAGCACATCATGCGGGTAAACCGTATTCCGGTGGAGACCTACAAAAACGAGGTCGCGGCCAAATTTCATCCGGATGCGTATGACGCAAAGTCTTGGGTACGGCAGATGAAGGCTGCCGGCATGCAATACGTCATCATCACGTCGAAGCACCACGACGGGTTTGCCATCTGGCCTTCGGAAGTGAACAAGTACAACATCCGTGATGTTGCACACTTTCAGCGTGATCCCTTGAAGGAACTTGTTGATGCGGCCCGGGCAGAAGGTCTGCACGTCGGCTTCTATTACTCGCATGCCTTCGATTGGGAAGACCCCAATGCTCCAGGGAACGACTGGGACTATACGAATCCCGCAGGCGACAAGGGACTCTTTGGTGGGCTCAACTGGTACAACGCGCATCCGGAGCTGGTGGCCAAGGTTGATAAGTACATCGATGGAAAGGCGATCCCTCAACTGAAGGAGCTCATCGCCAGATATCACCCGGACATCCTCTGGTTCGACACCCCCAGCAAGCTGCCCTTCTACGAGCAGGCGAGGATTGTGAAGGCGGTCCGCGAAGCCGACCCCAATGTGGTGATCAATGGACGCGCTGCACGGACCAAGGGCGTAAATCTCGGAGACTACCTGGACACGGCCGATCGTCCTGAGGAGTTGCGGCCGACCCCGGGAGACTGGGAGGCGATTCCGACAACGAATGAGTCGTACGGCTACGACAAGCTGGATCCGGTCCACAAGCCAGTACCGTACTTCATCCAATTGTTGGCGAAGACCTCCGCAAAGGGCGGCAACATCCTGTTGAATATCGGACCGAAGGGAGACGGAACCATCGACCCGCCGGACGCGGAGATCCTGGCTGGTATCGGAAAGTGGATGGCGGTGAATGGAGAAAGCATTCACGGCACTGAAAGAACTCCATTGGACCGGCAGGTCTGGGGGGATTCCACCATCAAAGGAAACACTTTGTACCTGCACGTCATGAACTGGCCGTCCGACGGAAAGCTTCTGGTTGGAGGGCTAACCAGCAAGGTGACAGAGGCCTATCTGCTGAGCGATAGCGCAAAGCATTCCTTGAAGACCGCGGTGGAAGGATACGACCTGCTGGTGCATGTTCCGGCAACAGCTCCGGACTCGGTCGATACCGTAATCGTGCTCAAGACCGCTGGTCCTGTTCGGGGGCAGATGGGACGGTTACTGCAGGCGACGTCAGGGCCGAACCGGCTTCTGGGCTTCGATGCCGCCTCGCATGGAAATGGGTTTGTCTACGGCGACGGCAAGACCGCACAGTACTTCGTGGATGGGCTGGAGAAGGTGGGGAACTCTCTGACCTGGAACGTCCGTTCGGACAAGCCGCGGCGGTATGAGGTTGAGGTGAAGTACTCGACTCCGAAGGGTTCCAATCCCGCCGGAGGAAAGTTCGTAGTGAAGATGGCCGACCATGTTCTGACAGTTCCCGTGGAAGCGACACCGGGTCCGAAGGAGATCAAGACCGCTGTTGCCGGAACATTTGAGATCGCATCAGGAAGCCTGCAGGACATCTCCGTTACTGCGGAAGGTTCCGCGGAACCGGTGCATTTCTTCGAATTGAACCTGAAACCCATCCAGTAG
- a CDS encoding alpha-L-arabinofuranosidase C-terminal domain-containing protein, with translation MNTLARTVLTPLIASVFLGLGSSQISAQSPTLRVETDAVLSSVSPMLYGLMTEEINYSYDGGLYAELIRNRTFQHRGKSFASWLPASRGNGEVEIDAGSDGPSAALSSSMKLTIKARGAGDEAGVANTGFWGMGVKPSTTYTGSLYAKTNSPMKAHIRLIADQTGEAVAETTVDLSGGAWKQCEFKMTSKAEITASAQHHLEVLFDQPGTVSLQLVSVMSPTYHNRANGNRPDLMEMMAAMKPNFLRLPGGNYLEGDFIKERFNWKETIGPLVDRPTHRSPWNYTSSDGLGLLEFLEWCEDLKIEPVLAVYAGYSLKGEHVTGKDLEPFIQDALDEIEYVTGDTSTKWGAVRAKNGHPAAFPLHYIEIGNEDYFDKSGSYDERFQAFAKAIRAKYPQYKLISTAPNTKGDPDVQDDHYYRNPEEMFALVHKYDDADRKGPKIFVGEWATRTGSPTPDFGAALGDAAFMAGMERNSDLIVMAAYAPLMVNVNPGGMQWSSDLIGYDAIRSYGSPSYYAQVLFANHLGDHTVKTTASGENPRFFWSATVSTAEKVLHLKLVNGSSSAQPLMLEIPNAASGNATVYTLHGASRWITNTIEHPDVIKPVKSSATWKPQLSRNVPANTIEVIDIPLK, from the coding sequence ATGAACACCCTCGCCAGGACAGTTCTTACGCCGCTCATTGCCTCCGTGTTTCTTGGTCTCGGTTCCAGCCAGATATCCGCACAGAGCCCAACCCTTAGAGTCGAAACCGACGCAGTCCTCTCCTCCGTGAGCCCCATGCTCTATGGCCTGATGACAGAGGAGATCAACTACTCCTACGACGGAGGCCTCTATGCAGAGCTGATTCGTAACCGCACCTTCCAGCACCGGGGCAAAAGCTTCGCCTCCTGGCTGCCGGCCTCTCGTGGCAATGGTGAGGTTGAGATCGATGCGGGCTCGGACGGTCCCAGCGCAGCGCTCAGCTCAAGCATGAAACTGACCATAAAAGCCCGCGGCGCCGGCGACGAAGCAGGAGTGGCCAATACCGGCTTCTGGGGAATGGGAGTTAAACCCTCCACCACCTACACCGGCAGCCTCTATGCAAAGACCAACTCCCCTATGAAGGCGCATATCCGCCTGATCGCCGATCAGACTGGAGAAGCTGTCGCGGAGACTACAGTGGATCTGAGTGGCGGAGCATGGAAGCAATGCGAGTTCAAGATGACTTCGAAGGCTGAGATCACCGCCTCCGCGCAGCATCATCTCGAAGTGCTCTTTGACCAGCCAGGAACCGTCTCACTGCAGCTGGTCTCGGTGATGAGCCCGACGTATCACAACCGCGCCAATGGAAACCGTCCCGACCTGATGGAGATGATGGCAGCCATGAAGCCAAACTTTCTGCGTCTTCCTGGCGGGAACTACCTTGAGGGCGACTTCATCAAAGAACGCTTCAACTGGAAAGAGACCATTGGCCCTCTCGTCGATCGTCCCACGCACCGGAGCCCCTGGAACTACACCTCGTCCGACGGTCTGGGCCTGCTCGAATTCCTGGAGTGGTGCGAAGACCTGAAGATCGAGCCTGTGTTGGCCGTCTATGCCGGCTACTCCCTGAAGGGAGAACACGTTACCGGAAAGGACCTGGAGCCGTTTATCCAGGATGCTCTCGACGAGATTGAGTACGTAACCGGCGACACCAGCACGAAGTGGGGCGCGGTACGGGCAAAGAACGGCCATCCCGCTGCCTTCCCGCTGCACTACATCGAGATCGGGAACGAAGATTACTTCGATAAATCTGGCTCCTATGACGAACGCTTCCAGGCATTCGCAAAAGCAATCCGTGCCAAATACCCGCAGTACAAGCTGATCTCAACTGCGCCCAACACCAAGGGAGATCCTGATGTGCAGGATGACCACTACTACAGGAATCCGGAGGAGATGTTCGCCCTTGTCCACAAGTACGATGACGCGGACCGCAAGGGACCGAAGATCTTTGTAGGAGAGTGGGCGACGCGGACCGGATCGCCGACACCCGACTTCGGCGCCGCGCTCGGAGACGCGGCCTTCATGGCGGGTATGGAACGCAATAGCGACCTGATCGTCATGGCCGCATATGCCCCGCTGATGGTGAATGTCAATCCAGGCGGCATGCAATGGTCGTCTGACCTGATTGGCTACGATGCCATACGCTCCTACGGATCACCTTCGTACTATGCCCAGGTGCTCTTCGCGAACCATCTTGGGGACCACACGGTGAAGACCACGGCGAGCGGGGAAAACCCACGCTTCTTCTGGTCGGCCACCGTCTCCACGGCGGAAAAAGTGCTGCATCTCAAACTGGTTAACGGATCGAGCTCGGCTCAACCGCTTATGCTCGAGATTCCCAATGCGGCATCAGGAAACGCTACGGTCTATACCCTGCACGGAGCCAGTCGCTGGATCACGAACACTATCGAACACCCCGACGTCATCAAGCCGGTGAAGTCGAGCGCGACCTGGAAGCCACAACTCTCTCGCAACGTGCCCGCAAACACGATCGAAGTCATCGATATTCCGCTGAAATAA